From the genome of Bactrocera oleae isolate idBacOlea1 chromosome 2, idBacOlea1, whole genome shotgun sequence, one region includes:
- the LOC106614309 gene encoding uncharacterized protein, translating to MSTLPPTFIKDFHDEELCKRMEYRKFGLTGLQVSKVALGTGTLSDSYGDLDVDEAIKTIHSAIKSGINYIDTAPFYGQGRSEEVLGMALKDVPRKTYYIATKVGRYEKNFEKMIDFSAKKTRESVEKSLRLLGLDYVDIIQIHDIEFAKDLDIVINECLPELEKIVKEGKAKFIGVTAYPLSRLKECIERAPGKFDSVLAYARYTLLDDSLKSYLDFFQQQNLGIVCASGHALGLLTNAGPQVWHPAGEEIKDICRKAANICKEANVELGKLAMYYFMQLDGASTFLTGMQTRKLLDINLSAYYNGLTKKEQEVLQLLRETVFTKSLNWEGNELETYWAAMQAKKQ from the exons ATGTCCACACTTCCACCAACATTTATTAAGGATTTCCACGATGAAGAGCTTTGTAAGCGCATGGAATATCGTAAATTCGGTCTTACCGGGTTACAGGTGTCCAAAGTGGCTTTGGGCACTGGTACATTGAGTGATTCCTATGG TGATCTTGATGTGGATGAAGCGATAAAGACTATACACTCAGCTATCAAGTCAGGTATTAATTATATCGACACCGCACCATTTTATGGACAAGGTCGTTCGGAGGAGGTTTTAGGTATGGCTTTGAAAGACGTCCCCAGGAAGACGTATTACATTGCTACAAAAGTTGGACGTTATGAAAAAAACTTCGAAAAAATGATTGACTTCTCCGCTAAAAAGACTAGAGAGAGTGTGGAGAAGAGTTTGCGATTGCTTGGTCTAGATTATGTTGACATAATACAG ATTCATGACATCGAATTCGCTAAAGACCTTGACATTGTGATAAACGAATGCCTGCCGGAGTTGGAGAAAATCGTAAAAGAAGGAAAAGCTAAATTTATTGGTGTAACCGCATATCCATTGTCACGCTTGAAGGAATGCATTGAGCGGGCGCCAGGCAAATTTGAT TCAGTATTGGCCTATGCGCGCTACACCCTACTGGATGACTCGCTCAAGTCCTATTTGGACTTTTTTCAGCAACAAAATTTGGGCATAGTGTGCGCTTCCGGTCATGCACTTGGCCTTCTGACCAACGCTGGACCACAGGTATGGCATCCAGCCGGTGAGGAAATAAAAGATATATGCCGGAAGGCTGCAAACATTTGCAAGGAGGCTAATGTTGAACTCGGCAAGTTGGCCATGTACTACTTTATGCAGTTAGACGGTGCAAGCACTTTCCTAACCGGTATGCAAACACGCAAGCTATTGGATATCAATCTGTCGGCATACTATAATGGACTGACCAAAAAGGAGCAGGAAGTCTTACAACTATTACGCGAAAC CGTTTTCACAAAGTCACTCAACTGGGAAGGAAACGAATTGGAAACTTATTGGGCCGCAATGCAAGCAAAGAAACAATAA